ACCTTGATCCACGCCGTGGAGCTCCGCCCCGGAGGTGGCGCCAAGCTTGCGCGCTCGGCCGGGTCGAGCATCCAGCTGCTCGGTAAGGAGGCCACCTACGCGTCGCTGCGCATGCCCAGCGGCGAGATCCGCCGGGTCGACGTCCGCTGCCGCGCAACGGTCGGCGAGGTGGGCAACGCCGAGCAGGCCAACATCAACTGGGGTAAGGCCGGCCGCATGCGGTGGAAGGGCAAGCGCCCGTCGGTCCGGGGTGTGGTGATGAACCCGGTCGACCACCCGCACGGCGGTGGTGAGGGTAAGACCTCCGGCGGCCGTCACCCGGTCAGCCCGTGGGGCAAGCCCGAGGGGCGTACCCGCAACCCGAACAAGTCGAGCAACAAGCTCATCGTCCGACGCCGGCGCACCGGCAAGAAGCACTCACGTTAGCCTGGCGACGATGCGCGCCGCCGAGCGGCGCGAGGAGGAGCCGGGCAATTAGACCTAGGAAGTTTCAGGGAGTAGCCAGCTATGCCACGCAGCCTGAAGAAGGGGCCGTTCGTCGACGACCATCTGCTCAAGAAGGTCGACACCCAGAACGAGAAGAACACCAAGCAGGTCATCAAGACCTGGTCGCGCCGGTCAACCATCATTCCGGACTTCATTGGCCACACCTTTGCGGTGCACGACGGCCGCAAGCACGTCCCGGTGTTCGTCACCGAGTCGATGGTGGGCCACAAGCTTGGTGAGTTCGCGCCGACACGCACCTTCAAGGGCCACATCAAGGACGACCGAAAGAGCAAGCGGCGATGACTACGGCTACTGGGGCTACTGCGGCTAAGAAGGCTACCGAGGCTACCGAATTTCCCTCTGCGGTCGCCAAGGCACGGTTTGTGCGGGTGTCGCCGAGAAAGGCGCGCCGGGTGATCGACTTGGTGCGCGGCAAGTCGGTGTCAGATGCGCTCGACATCCTGCGCTGGGCGCCGCAAGCCGCCAGTGAGCCGGTGGCCAAGGTCATCGCGAGTGCGGCGGCCAACGCGCAGAACAACAACGGGCTGGACCCGGCGACCCTGGTGGTGGCGACGGTCTACGCCGATGAGGGCCCGACCGCTAAGCGTATCCGTCCGCGCGCCCAGGGCCGCGCCTTCCGGATCCGCAGGCGCACCAGCCATATCACGGTGGTGGTGGAAAGCCGGCCGGCCAAGGACCAGCGGTCGGCGAAGTCCGTGCGGGCCCGCCGAGCCGAAGCCAGCAAGGCCTCCGGCAAGGCCGGGTCCAAGGCGCCCGCCAAGAAGGCGGCGACGAAGGCGCCCGCCAAGAACGCATCCGCCAGCTCGAGCGCGAAGAAGGCACCCGCAAAGAAGGCCTCATCCTCTGCTCAGGCTAGTTCGGGCGACGTGAGTTCTGAGACTTCTGAAGCGAAGGGAGGCTCAGACTAGTGGGCCAGAAGATCAATCCGCACGGCTTCCGGTTGGGCATTACCACCGACTGGAAGTCGCGCTGGTATGCCGACAAACAGTACGCCGAGTACGTCAAAGAGGACGTCGCAATCCGTCGGCTGCTGTCCACCGGGCTGGAGCGCGCCGGGATCGCCGACGTGGAGATCGAGCGGACCCGCGACCGAGTGCGGGTGGACATCCACACCGCGCGTCCGGGCATCGTCATCGGTCGCCGTGGCACCGAGGCCGACCGGATCCGTGCCGACCTGGAGAAGCTGACCGGCAAGCAGGTCCAGCTCAACATCCTGGAGGTCAAAAACCCGGAGTCGCAGGCGCAGCTGGTGGCCCAGGGGGTGGCTGAACAGTTGAGCAACCGGGTGGCGTTCCGCCGGGCGATGCGCAAAGCGATCCAATCGGCGATGCGTCAGCCCAACGTCAAGGGCATCCGGGTGCAGTGCTCGGGTCGCCTCGGCGGTGCGGAAATGAGCCGTTCGGAGTTCTACCGCGAGGGCCGCGTTCCGCTGCACACCTTGCGCGCAGATATCGACTACGGCCTGTACGAGGCCAAGACCACCTTCGGCCGGATCGGGGTGAAGGTGTGGATCTACAAGGGTGACATCGTCGGCGGCAAGCGCGAATTGGCCGCCGCAGCGCCAGCCGGCGCCGAGCGTCCGCGCCGTGAGCGGCCGTCGGGCACGCGTCCGCGTCGCAGCGGTGCTTCGGGCACCACGGCGACGGGTACCGACGCGGGTCGGGCCGCGGGCGGCGAAGAAGGCACCGCGGCCGCTACCGCCGGCGATGCCGCGCCGACCCTCGAGTCACAGAGCACGGAGAGCTGAATCATGTTGATTCCCCGTAAGGTTAAGCATCGCAAGCAGCACCATCCCCGCCAGCGTGGTATAGCCAGCGGCGGCACGGCGGTGAACTTCGGCGACTATGGCATCCAGGCCCTGGAGCACGCCTATGTCACCAACCGGCAGATCGAGTCAGCGCGTATCGCCATCAACCGGCACATCAAGCGTGGTGGCAAAGTGTGGATCAACATCTTCCCGGACCGCCCGCTGACCAAGAAGCCCGCCGAGACCCGGATGGGTTCGGGCAAAGGCTCGCCGGAGTGGTGGGTAGCCAACGTCAAGCCGGGCCGGGTGCTGTTCGAGCTCAGCTACCCCAATGAAGGAGTCGCCCGAGCCGCGCTCACCCGGGCGATCCACAAGCTGCCGATCAAGGCGCGCATCATTACCCGAGAGGAGCAGTTCTGATGGCAGTGGGAGTTTCGCCTGGCGAACTGCGTGAGCTCACCGGCGAGGAGCTGGCCGAGCGGTTGCGTGAGTCCAAAGAAGAGCTGTTCAATCTGCGCTTCCAGATGGCGACCGGCCAGCTCAGCAACAACCGCCGGCTCCGCACGGTGCGTCAGGAAATTGCGCGCGTCTACACGGTGCTGCGCGAGCGAGAACTGGGTCTGGCGGCTGGTCCCGATGGTCCCGATGGTCCCGATGGTAAGGAATCGTGATGGCAGAGGCTAAGACCGGCGCGAAGGCTGTGCCCAAGAAGGCCGCACCCAGCAAGGCGGCATCCACGGACGCTGAGCCGAAAGGCGCGGCCAACGTTGGTGGGCCCAAGCACACTCCGCGCACTCCGAGGCCGCGCGGCCGCCGCAAGACACGAATCGGCTATGTGGTGAGCGACAAGATGCAAAAGACCATCGTGGTCGAGTTGGAAGACCGCATGCGGCACCCGCTGTACGGCAAGATCATCCGGACCACCAAGAAGGTCAAGGCGCACGACGAGGACAGCGTTGCCGGCATCGGCGACCGCGTCTCGCTGATGGAGACGCGTCCGCTGTCGGCGACCAAGCGCTGGCGGCTCGTCGAGATCCTCGAAAAGGCCAAGTAAGGGCCGAGTAGAGGCCTATTGAAGGCCGACCCGTCGCCCTGGCGTTAGATCAGGAGGTCGCCGGGTCTTGGTGGCATGCGGCCGCCGACTCGCAGTGTTCGCGCCGGCGCGCTGAAGCCTGCGACGGCATTCGGCACGGGTGGCCGTGGCTGTTGCCCGTCCCCGGCACCCTGTGACCAGGGATTTCAATTGGCTGGCAATCGCATCCGACCCGCGTGCGAGCGGCATGGCGCGATGGAGACTTTGGCGATGCTTGGGTTCGCACGCGCCTGGCCTGCGCGGCAATGGTGGGTCCACGGATCGTGTGAGGAGGTGATCCATGTCCCACGAGTTCTGTTCTGCGAGCACGAGGTTGCGTACTCTTTGCCCCTCTACTGGGCTGACGACATCACCGAATGAGCGGATGGCTAGGCCCGGTGACTACGTGGAACGGAACCGCCCGAGGGGCGAACGGCCCCATCCACCAGGTAGAGCCGAGCCGTAGCGCCCGGGTCCCCGCCGACGGCTTTAGGCGGACGACCGATAGCGGTGGATGAGGTTGTCACGGGCGCCTTTTGACAGGCAATCACCGGATTTGGCCCAGCCCTCGGCGGCAGCTGGGCGCGGTAATGGGTCGTCGTCGCCGGCACGGATCTGTGCGGTTGGGTGCCCCGGTTGCTGATCATGCGGCCGGCCAGCGGCACGGCGGCAAATTCCTCGGCGAGTCTCAGGTCCGAGCCGACCAGCTGCGAGTGCGCGTCCTTGGCCACCTCGCCGGCGGATCGCGTCGCCAGTCGCACACTCGATGCGGCCGCCCCGGCGGGCAGCCCGGAAATCCTCAGCAAATTTCTATGTTCCATGTGTAGTGTACACAACCGTTCATTAAGTCCACTAAGAGAGTGAGGCTTGGCTTATGGCGCCTGGGGCCAGCGAGTCGGTGTTCAACGGCAAGATCGAGCTGGATATTCGTGATTCGGAGCCGGATTGGGGCCCGTATGCGGCGCCGACCGCACCGGAGAATTCGCCAAACATCCTCTACCTGGTGTGGGACGACATCGGTATCGCGACCTGGGACTGCTTTGGCGGCCTGGTCGAGATGCCCGCGATGACGCGGATCGCGCAGCGCGGCGTGCGGCTGTCGCAGTTTCACACCACCGCACTGTGCTCACCGACACGGGCGTCGCTGCTGACTGGCCGCAACGCGACCACCGTGGGCATGGCCACCATCGAAGAGTTCACCGACGCGTTCCCCAACTGCAACGGGCGGATCCCGGCCGACACCGCGTTGCTTTCCGAGGTGCTGGCCGAACGCGGCTACAACACTTACTGCGTGGGCAAGTGGCACCTGACGCCACTGGAAGAGTCCAGTATGGCGGCGACCAGGCGGCACTGGCCGACCTCGCGCGGATTCGAACGGTTCTACGGGTTCATGGGTGGGGAGACCGACCAGTGGTACCCCGACCTGGTGTATGACAACCATCCGGTGAGTCCGCCCGGCGCGCCCGAGGACGGCTATCACCTGTCGAAGGACATCGCTGACAAGACGATCGAGTTCATTCGTGATGCCAAGGTGGTCGCGCCCGACAAGCCGTGGTTCAGCTATGTGTGTCCCGGAGCCGGGCACGCGCCCCACCACGTGTTCAAGGAATGGGCCGAGCGCTACGCCGGCCGGTTCGACATGGGCTACGAGAGCTATCGCGAGATCGTGCTGGAAAAGCAGAAGTCGATGGGGATCGTGCCGGCAGACACCGAATTGTCGCCGATCAACCCCTATCTCGATGTGAAGGGCCCGTCGGGTGAGCCATGGCCGCGCCAGGACACGGTTCGGCCGTGGGACTCGCTCAACGACGAAGAGAAGAAGCTGTTTAGCCGGATGGCCGAGGTGTTCGCCGGCTTCCTGAGCTACACCGATGCGCAGATCGGCCGGATCCTGGATTACCTCGAGGAATCCGGCCAGCTGGACAACACCATCATCGTGGTGATCTCCGACAACGGGGCCAGCGGTGAGGGCGGACCCAATGGTTCGGTCAATGAGGGCAAGTTCTTCAACGGCTACATCGACACCGTCGAAGAGAGCATGAAGCTCTTCGAGCACCTCGGTGGTCCGCAGACCTACAACCACTACCCAATCGGGTGGGCGATGGCCTTCAATACGCCCTACAAGCTGTTCAAGCGCTACGCCTCGCACGAAGGAGGCATTGCCGATCCGGCAATAATTTCGTGGCCCAACGGTATTGCCGCGCACGGGGAGGTCCGCGACAAGTACGTCAACGTCTGCGACATCACGCCGACCATCTACGACCTGTTGGCCATGACAGCGCCGGAGACCGTTAAGGGCATCGAGCAGAAACCGCTGGACGGCGTGAGCTTCAAAGCGGCCCTTGCTGACCCGGCCGCGGACACCGGCAAGACCACCCAGTTCTACACCATGCTGGGCACCCGCGGGATCTGGCATGACGGTTGGTTCGCCAACACCGTTCACGCGGCCACACCGGCCGGGTGGTCGCATTTCGACGCCGACCGCTGGGAGCTGTTCCACATCGAGGCCGACCGCAGCCAGTGCCACGACCTGGCCGCCGAGTACCCCGACAAGCTCGAGGAGCTCAAGGCGCTGTGGTTCTCCGAGGCCGCCAAGTACAACGGATTGCCGCTGGCGGACCTGAATCTTTTTGAGGTGATAACCCGGTCGCGGCCCTACCTGGTCACCGAACGAGCCAGCTACATCTACTACCCGGGCTGCGCTGATGTCGGCGTCGGCGCTGCCGTCGAGATTCGGGGCCGCTCGTTCGCGGTGCTGGCCGACGTGACGGTGGATACCACGGGCGCCGAAGGTGTGCTGTTCAAACACGGCGGCGCCCACGGCGGGCACGTGCTCTTCATCCAGGACGGACGCCTGCACTACGTCTACAACTTCCTCGGCGAGCGCCAGCAGCTGGTCTCCTCCTCCGGTCCGGTCCCGTTGGGCCGACACCTGCTCGGGGTCCGCTATTCGCGGACGGGAACCGTGCCGGACAGCCACACGCCGCTGGGCGATCTCGCGTTGTTCGTCGACGACGACGTGGTGGGCACGCTCGCCGATGTGACGACGCACCCCGGAACGTTCGGGTTGGCCGGTGCGGGCATCACCGTCGGCCGCAACGGCGGTTCGGCAGTGTCCAGCCGCTACAAGGCGCCGTTCGTGTTCACCGGCGGCACCATCGCCCAGGTCACCGTCGACCTGTCCGACCGACCGTATGAAGACGTCGAAAAAGAACTTGCGCTCGCATTTGCGCGCGATTGAGTTCGGCTGCCGAAATCGCCTCTGCCGCCCGACTTCGCGGCCGTCATATCCTGAAGTCGTGCTGACCGAGCTGGTCGAGGTTCCCGGCGGATCGTTCCGCATGGGGTCGACCAGCTTCTACCCTGAGGAAGCGCCAATCCACACCGTGACGGTGGGCGCCTTCGCGGTGGAGCGGCACCCGGTGACCAACGCGCAGTTCGCCGAATTCGTTGCCGCGACAGGCTATGTGACGGTCGCCGAACAGCCCCTAGACCCCGCGCTCTACCCGGGGGCCAGGGCCGATGACCTGT
The nucleotide sequence above comes from Mycobacterium decipiens. Encoded proteins:
- the rplB gene encoding 50S ribosomal protein L2; this encodes MAIRKYKPTTPGRRGASVSDFAEITRSTPEKSLVRPLHGRGGRNAHGRITTRHKGGGHKRAYRVIDFRRNDKDGVNANVAHIEYDPNRTARIALLHYLDGEKRYIIAPNGLSQGDVVESGANADIKPGNNLPLRNIPAGTLIHAVELRPGGGAKLARSAGSSIQLLGKEATYASLRMPSGEIRRVDVRCRATVGEVGNAEQANINWGKAGRMRWKGKRPSVRGVVMNPVDHPHGGGEGKTSGGRHPVSPWGKPEGRTRNPNKSSNKLIVRRRRTGKKHSR
- the rpsS gene encoding 30S ribosomal protein S19 — its product is MPRSLKKGPFVDDHLLKKVDTQNEKNTKQVIKTWSRRSTIIPDFIGHTFAVHDGRKHVPVFVTESMVGHKLGEFAPTRTFKGHIKDDRKSKRR
- the rplV gene encoding 50S ribosomal protein L22 — encoded protein: MTTATGATAAKKATEATEFPSAVAKARFVRVSPRKARRVIDLVRGKSVSDALDILRWAPQAASEPVAKVIASAAANAQNNNGLDPATLVVATVYADEGPTAKRIRPRAQGRAFRIRRRTSHITVVVESRPAKDQRSAKSVRARRAEASKASGKAGSKAPAKKAATKAPAKNASASSSAKKAPAKKASSSAQASSGDVSSETSEAKGGSD
- the rpsC gene encoding 30S ribosomal protein S3; the encoded protein is MGQKINPHGFRLGITTDWKSRWYADKQYAEYVKEDVAIRRLLSTGLERAGIADVEIERTRDRVRVDIHTARPGIVIGRRGTEADRIRADLEKLTGKQVQLNILEVKNPESQAQLVAQGVAEQLSNRVAFRRAMRKAIQSAMRQPNVKGIRVQCSGRLGGAEMSRSEFYREGRVPLHTLRADIDYGLYEAKTTFGRIGVKVWIYKGDIVGGKRELAAAAPAGAERPRRERPSGTRPRRSGASGTTATGTDAGRAAGGEEGTAAATAGDAAPTLESQSTES
- the rplP gene encoding 50S ribosomal protein L16; protein product: MLIPRKVKHRKQHHPRQRGIASGGTAVNFGDYGIQALEHAYVTNRQIESARIAINRHIKRGGKVWINIFPDRPLTKKPAETRMGSGKGSPEWWVANVKPGRVLFELSYPNEGVARAALTRAIHKLPIKARIITREEQF
- the rpmC gene encoding 50S ribosomal protein L29, whose translation is MAVGVSPGELRELTGEELAERLRESKEELFNLRFQMATGQLSNNRRLRTVRQEIARVYTVLRERELGLAAGPDGPDGPDGKES
- the rpsQ gene encoding 30S ribosomal protein S17, with translation MMAEAKTGAKAVPKKAAPSKAASTDAEPKGAANVGGPKHTPRTPRPRGRRKTRIGYVVSDKMQKTIVVELEDRMRHPLYGKIIRTTKKVKAHDEDSVAGIGDRVSLMETRPLSATKRWRLVEILEKAK
- a CDS encoding arylsulfatase, yielding MAPGASESVFNGKIELDIRDSEPDWGPYAAPTAPENSPNILYLVWDDIGIATWDCFGGLVEMPAMTRIAQRGVRLSQFHTTALCSPTRASLLTGRNATTVGMATIEEFTDAFPNCNGRIPADTALLSEVLAERGYNTYCVGKWHLTPLEESSMAATRRHWPTSRGFERFYGFMGGETDQWYPDLVYDNHPVSPPGAPEDGYHLSKDIADKTIEFIRDAKVVAPDKPWFSYVCPGAGHAPHHVFKEWAERYAGRFDMGYESYREIVLEKQKSMGIVPADTELSPINPYLDVKGPSGEPWPRQDTVRPWDSLNDEEKKLFSRMAEVFAGFLSYTDAQIGRILDYLEESGQLDNTIIVVISDNGASGEGGPNGSVNEGKFFNGYIDTVEESMKLFEHLGGPQTYNHYPIGWAMAFNTPYKLFKRYASHEGGIADPAIISWPNGIAAHGEVRDKYVNVCDITPTIYDLLAMTAPETVKGIEQKPLDGVSFKAALADPAADTGKTTQFYTMLGTRGIWHDGWFANTVHAATPAGWSHFDADRWELFHIEADRSQCHDLAAEYPDKLEELKALWFSEAAKYNGLPLADLNLFEVITRSRPYLVTERASYIYYPGCADVGVGAAVEIRGRSFAVLADVTVDTTGAEGVLFKHGGAHGGHVLFIQDGRLHYVYNFLGERQQLVSSSGPVPLGRHLLGVRYSRTGTVPDSHTPLGDLALFVDDDVVGTLADVTTHPGTFGLAGAGITVGRNGGSAVSSRYKAPFVFTGGTIAQVTVDLSDRPYEDVEKELALAFARD